The following proteins are encoded in a genomic region of Natrinema sp. DC36:
- a CDS encoding ABC transporter substrate-binding protein, translated as MTADSKRTRRRLMKTGAAIAGLGTTAGCLGTQGSGDGESEYSVTMEPVGTVEFESVPETWLPYTGDYADMGVALGQGDGLVGIGLQSRYGTHYYDELPGVSVDPDDLTELWDDGTGQEVFYELEADVHLIDPNFMINRLGWSRDEVDEIGETVAPFVGNTIFSASYEWHDYPRYTLYEAFEKVAEVFQARERYEAFERLHDDVLADVQSRLPDERPEVAVLVPASAEPEAFYPYHIEDDTQSKHWTDLQVDGALAANGVGDAQAASGTIDYETLLEIDPDVIAIRQQGAVTESEFEQGIVSFMRDHDVASQLRAVRNDRVVYGGMTYQGPIIHLFQLERAARGIYPDEFGDEELFDRQAVADIVTGDS; from the coding sequence ATGACAGCCGATTCGAAACGGACGAGACGACGCCTGATGAAAACGGGAGCGGCGATCGCCGGACTCGGGACGACCGCCGGCTGTCTCGGCACGCAGGGCTCGGGGGACGGCGAGAGCGAGTACTCCGTTACGATGGAGCCCGTCGGCACCGTCGAGTTCGAGTCCGTTCCCGAGACGTGGCTTCCCTATACGGGGGACTACGCCGACATGGGCGTCGCGCTCGGGCAGGGCGACGGTCTGGTCGGAATCGGCCTGCAGAGCCGGTACGGAACCCACTACTACGACGAACTCCCGGGCGTCTCGGTCGACCCGGACGACCTGACTGAACTCTGGGACGACGGGACCGGGCAGGAGGTGTTCTACGAACTCGAGGCCGACGTTCACCTCATCGACCCGAACTTCATGATCAACCGGCTTGGCTGGAGCCGGGACGAGGTCGACGAGATCGGTGAGACCGTCGCGCCGTTCGTCGGTAACACGATCTTCTCGGCCAGTTACGAGTGGCACGACTACCCCCGCTACACGCTGTACGAGGCCTTCGAGAAGGTGGCGGAGGTCTTTCAGGCCCGAGAGCGCTACGAGGCGTTCGAACGACTCCACGATGACGTGCTGGCCGACGTCCAGTCCCGGCTGCCCGACGAGCGACCCGAGGTCGCGGTCCTGGTCCCCGCCTCGGCCGAGCCCGAAGCGTTCTATCCGTACCACATCGAGGACGATACCCAGTCCAAACACTGGACCGATCTACAGGTCGACGGCGCGCTCGCCGCGAACGGCGTCGGCGACGCGCAGGCGGCGAGCGGCACCATCGACTACGAGACGTTGCTCGAGATCGATCCCGACGTCATCGCGATCAGACAGCAGGGGGCGGTCACCGAGTCGGAGTTCGAACAGGGGATCGTCTCGTTCATGCGCGATCACGACGTCGCGAGCCAACTCCGGGCGGTCCGGAACGACCGCGTCGTCTACGGTGGCATGACCTACCAGGGACCGATCATTCACTTGTTCCAGCTCGAGCGGGCGGCTCGCGGGATCTATCCCGACGAATTCGGCGACGAGGAGCTGTTCGACCGGCAGGCGGTCGCCGATATCGTTACCGGCGACAGCTGA
- a CDS encoding aminopeptidase: MDPRIREHAEIIANHSVDLEAGDNVVIDAHPVAEDLVVALHEVIGDRGANPITTSQRTGKRQQRAYLRAADDEFETPEHELALVENTDVYIAIRATDNATQTSDVDPEISAAHQQAHRPILEERLSKRWCLTQFPAPANAQLAEMSTDGYENFVWDAVNKDWEAQRAHQEHMVEIMDPADEIRIKSGDTTDVTMSVAGNPTLNDHGEHNLPGGEVFTAPQPDSVEGEVLFDMPLYHQGREITDVFLEFEGGEVVSHSAAKNEEVLTEVLNTDDGARRLGELGIGMNRDIDRFTYNMLFDEKMGDTVHMAVGRAYDDTVGEGNEANDSAVHVDMIVDMSEDSVIEVDGEVVQRNGTFRFEDGFEE, from the coding sequence ATGGACCCGCGAATCCGAGAACACGCCGAGATTATCGCCAATCACTCGGTCGACCTCGAGGCAGGGGACAACGTCGTCATCGACGCCCATCCGGTCGCCGAGGACCTGGTCGTCGCCCTCCACGAGGTGATCGGCGATCGGGGAGCGAACCCGATCACGACCAGCCAGCGAACCGGGAAGCGACAGCAGCGCGCGTATCTTCGGGCTGCCGATGACGAGTTCGAGACGCCGGAACACGAACTCGCGCTCGTCGAGAACACCGACGTTTACATCGCCATTCGTGCGACGGACAACGCCACCCAGACCAGCGACGTCGACCCCGAGATCAGCGCGGCCCACCAGCAGGCCCATCGCCCGATTCTCGAGGAGCGCCTCTCGAAGCGCTGGTGTCTCACGCAGTTCCCAGCACCGGCGAACGCCCAACTCGCGGAGATGAGTACGGACGGCTACGAGAACTTCGTCTGGGACGCCGTCAACAAGGACTGGGAGGCCCAGCGCGCCCACCAGGAGCACATGGTCGAGATCATGGACCCCGCCGACGAGATCCGGATCAAAAGCGGTGACACGACCGACGTAACGATGTCCGTCGCGGGCAACCCGACGCTGAACGACCACGGCGAACACAACCTGCCGGGTGGCGAGGTCTTCACCGCACCCCAGCCCGACAGCGTCGAGGGCGAGGTCCTCTTCGACATGCCGCTCTATCACCAGGGCCGGGAGATTACGGACGTTTTCCTCGAGTTCGAGGGCGGCGAGGTCGTCTCGCACTCGGCGGCGAAGAACGAGGAGGTGCTGACCGAAGTGCTGAACACCGACGACGGCGCGCGCCGACTCGGCGAACTGGGTATCGGGATGAACCGCGATATCGACCGGTTTACCTACAACATGCTCTTCGACGAGAAGATGGGCGACACCGTCCACATGGCCGTCGGCCGGGCCTACGACGACACCGTCGGCGAGGGCAACGAGGCCAACGACTCCGCGGTCCACGTCGACATGATCGTCGACATGAGCGAGGACTCGGTCATCGAGGTGGACGGGGAAGTAGTCCAGCGCAA
- a CDS encoding iron ABC transporter permease: MAEAQSVEGHASAREREGWVTGMLVLFCLASTVVTVAAGLVQVSFGEYSMTFLEAWQAVFNPSVIFNLHAWSAFLFGTDLPEMSTASIVVWTLRMPRVFVAIIAGATLAISGAIFQAVTRNELASPFVLGVSSGAGFAVLATLVVFSGLSPFLPLIAALGGTVAFVIVYTIAWKGGTSPVRLVLAGVVVNMVFQSLQQGLFFFADDLGVVQTAIAWLTGSLTGTGWEEVRIAILPAAVAIAIALAGARQLNVLMLGESTARSLGMRVERVRFFLSAVAILAASAAIAVAGIVSFFGLVVPHIVRNTVGGDYRRLMIGCLFAGPALMVSADVGARLALGGTQMPVGVVTGLIGGPYFLYLMRKQQSMGEL, translated from the coding sequence ATGGCAGAAGCGCAGTCGGTCGAGGGGCACGCGTCCGCCCGAGAGCGGGAGGGATGGGTCACGGGGATGCTCGTCCTCTTTTGTCTGGCGAGCACGGTCGTTACCGTCGCCGCCGGGCTCGTACAGGTGAGCTTCGGGGAGTACTCGATGACGTTCCTCGAGGCCTGGCAGGCGGTGTTCAACCCCAGCGTGATATTCAATCTTCACGCCTGGTCGGCGTTCCTCTTCGGGACGGACCTGCCGGAGATGAGCACCGCGAGCATCGTCGTCTGGACCCTCCGAATGCCGCGGGTGTTCGTCGCGATCATCGCCGGCGCGACGCTCGCGATCTCCGGTGCGATCTTTCAGGCCGTGACGCGAAACGAGCTGGCGAGTCCGTTCGTGCTGGGGGTCAGCTCCGGCGCTGGATTCGCCGTGCTGGCGACGCTGGTCGTCTTTAGCGGCCTCTCACCGTTCCTGCCGCTGATCGCCGCCCTGGGCGGGACGGTCGCGTTCGTGATCGTTTACACGATCGCCTGGAAGGGCGGGACGAGCCCCGTCCGACTCGTCCTCGCGGGCGTCGTCGTCAACATGGTCTTTCAGTCGCTCCAGCAGGGGCTGTTCTTCTTCGCGGACGATCTGGGCGTCGTCCAGACGGCGATCGCCTGGTTGACGGGATCGCTTACTGGTACCGGCTGGGAAGAAGTACGGATCGCGATCCTGCCGGCGGCCGTGGCGATCGCGATCGCGCTCGCCGGTGCGCGGCAGTTGAACGTCCTCATGTTGGGCGAGAGTACCGCCCGATCGCTCGGGATGCGCGTCGAACGAGTTCGGTTTTTCCTCTCGGCCGTCGCTATTCTGGCCGCCAGCGCTGCTATCGCCGTCGCTGGTATCGTCAGCTTCTTCGGCCTCGTCGTCCCCCACATCGTTCGGAACACGGTCGGTGGGGACTACCGACGGCTGATGATCGGGTGTCTCTTCGCCGGGCCCGCACTGATGGTTTCCGCCGATGTCGGTGCGCGACTCGCGCTGGGCGGGACCCAGATGCCCGTCGGCGTCGTCACCGGACTGATCGGCGGCCCGTATTTCCTCTATCTGATGCGGAAACAGCAATCGATGGGTGAGCTATAA
- a CDS encoding ABC transporter substrate-binding protein gives MSEKRTWTRRNVLRTGGALAGVSAMAGCIGDDGSSDGETAYTVSMPPVGDVEFEGVPENWAANNGSWADMGIALGQDPPAALYLTHRYHTQYYDEIPDVSVDPDEDDIDALWADELTVEEFIDLSEDVDVFVMDPNFLKGQGEWSDDDIDQVASTGVPFFGNSIFSRDYGFHDDYEYLTLYQAFEKLAEVFQEEERYEEFEALHDEFQTTLEDTVPANDPQVAVLWPLDDVFLPYIVDEGTSYKPLQDLGYEDALANTNVEDFHSGRGEVDYETLLEVDPDNLLLRSEEYESREEFVQGTVEPMKDHDAAQQLTAVQNDNIYRAGPLYQGPIINLAVTQQLAERLYGIDEQLYDPQEVSDIVNGDF, from the coding sequence ATGAGTGAGAAACGGACGTGGACGAGACGGAACGTGCTTCGAACGGGGGGAGCGCTCGCAGGCGTGAGCGCGATGGCGGGCTGCATCGGGGACGACGGGTCCTCGGACGGCGAAACCGCATACACGGTATCGATGCCGCCGGTCGGCGACGTCGAGTTCGAGGGCGTCCCGGAAAACTGGGCGGCCAACAACGGTAGCTGGGCCGACATGGGGATCGCACTGGGCCAGGACCCTCCCGCGGCCCTCTACCTCACCCACCGGTACCACACGCAGTACTACGACGAAATCCCCGACGTGAGCGTCGATCCGGACGAGGACGATATCGACGCGCTCTGGGCGGACGAACTGACCGTCGAGGAGTTCATAGATCTGAGCGAGGACGTGGATGTCTTCGTCATGGACCCGAACTTCCTGAAGGGTCAAGGCGAGTGGAGCGACGACGACATCGATCAAGTCGCGTCGACTGGGGTGCCGTTTTTCGGCAACAGTATCTTCTCGCGGGATTACGGCTTCCACGACGATTACGAGTACCTGACACTGTACCAAGCGTTCGAGAAACTCGCCGAGGTCTTCCAGGAAGAGGAACGCTACGAGGAGTTCGAGGCGCTACACGACGAGTTCCAGACGACACTCGAGGACACCGTCCCCGCGAACGATCCCCAGGTCGCCGTCTTGTGGCCCCTGGATGACGTTTTCCTCCCGTATATCGTCGATGAGGGAACGAGTTACAAACCTCTACAGGACCTCGGGTACGAGGACGCGCTCGCGAACACCAACGTTGAGGACTTCCACAGCGGACGCGGCGAGGTTGACTACGAGACGCTGCTCGAGGTCGATCCGGACAATCTCTTGCTGCGCAGTGAAGAGTACGAGTCTCGGGAGGAGTTCGTACAGGGCACCGTCGAGCCGATGAAAGATCACGACGCCGCACAACAACTCACGGCCGTCCAGAATGACAATATCTATCGGGCCGGTCCGCTCTACCAAGGGCCAATCATCAACCTCGCCGTCACCCAGCAGCTGGCCGAGCGGCTCTACGGCATCGACGAGCAACTGTACGACCCGCAGGAAGTCAGCGACATCGTCAACGGCGACTTCTAG
- a CDS encoding DUF502 domain-containing protein, with protein MVSHGSRFRRWLINGIVITIPLVATLLVVMVVLNFIRSAISPVTAGVTYLLADEPPALAIEFVTLLSLLGVFLLVGLVAEHTSGKYLSKRVHAVMETIPGVSTVYESVRRASRLLVDDDTDQFQDVKLVEFPHEGAYMLGFLTAETPAVVEASADETEMVTIMVPLAPNPATNGYVMHMPTEKVHEVDLTVEEAFRSIATLGVAADSLGEATSGAD; from the coding sequence ATGGTCTCTCACGGCTCGCGGTTCCGACGCTGGCTCATCAACGGGATCGTGATCACGATTCCGCTGGTTGCGACGCTGCTGGTAGTGATGGTCGTTCTCAACTTCATTCGCAGTGCGATCTCACCGGTGACCGCCGGCGTCACCTATCTCTTGGCCGACGAACCGCCGGCCCTGGCAATCGAGTTTGTAACGCTGCTCTCGCTGCTCGGCGTCTTCCTGCTGGTCGGCCTCGTCGCGGAGCACACGTCCGGCAAATACCTCTCGAAGCGAGTCCACGCGGTGATGGAGACGATCCCCGGCGTCAGCACCGTTTACGAGAGCGTTCGCCGGGCCAGTCGGCTGCTGGTCGATGACGACACGGATCAGTTCCAGGACGTGAAACTCGTCGAGTTCCCTCACGAAGGCGCGTACATGCTCGGCTTTCTCACCGCGGAGACGCCCGCCGTGGTCGAGGCAAGCGCGGACGAAACGGAGATGGTGACGATCATGGTCCCGCTCGCGCCGAACCCGGCGACGAACGGCTACGTCATGCACATGCCCACCGAGAAAGTCCACGAGGTCGACCTGACCGTCGAGGAAGCGTTCCGATCGATCGCGACGCTCGGCGTCGCCGCGGATAGTCTCGGTGAGGCCACGAGCGGTGCCGATTGA
- a CDS encoding cupin domain-containing protein, whose product MVDPVLRRADEIEYESVDAADGLSKGVLIDDDHGAPNFAIRRFVLEPGAEVPKHTNDVEHEQYVLEGEYTVGINDEVHAVEAGDSLLIPAGTVHWYRNESDGRGTFICAVPNGDDEIDLLE is encoded by the coding sequence ATGGTCGACCCTGTACTGCGACGCGCCGACGAGATCGAGTACGAGTCGGTCGACGCGGCCGACGGGCTCTCGAAGGGCGTCCTGATCGACGACGACCACGGCGCGCCGAACTTCGCGATTCGGCGGTTCGTCCTCGAGCCCGGTGCCGAGGTGCCGAAACACACCAACGACGTCGAACACGAGCAGTACGTCCTCGAGGGCGAGTACACGGTAGGTATCAACGACGAGGTGCACGCGGTGGAGGCGGGCGACTCGCTGCTGATCCCAGCGGGGACAGTCCACTGGTACCGCAACGAGAGCGACGGGCGGGGCACGTTCATCTGTGCGGTTCCGAACGGGGACGACGAGATCGACCTGCTCGAGTGA
- a CDS encoding ABC transporter ATP-binding protein, giving the protein MSRTQQNADREQERITDDNGVAVESALVGDDLELSYPTSEETIVDCARLDIPEKAVTALVGPNGSGKSTLLKALSKHLEPDAGTVQIHGEDLDTFSRKELAREMGVLSQENDSLGSITVEDLIYHGRYPHRGFFDGVSEEDHRAVERAIELAGIDHLRDSELGQLSGGQKQLAWIAMVLAQDTDVLLLDEPTTFLDIHHQFRVLETIRQLNEEKGVTVAVILHDISQAARFADYLVAMRDGELYDWGPPEEVVTEQLLADVFGVEATVEYEPELQVLPKRALPDSRT; this is encoded by the coding sequence ATGTCACGCACACAGCAGAATGCGGATCGAGAACAGGAGCGGATCACCGACGACAACGGCGTTGCGGTCGAGAGCGCACTGGTCGGCGACGACCTCGAGCTCAGTTATCCGACGAGCGAGGAGACCATCGTCGACTGCGCGCGCCTCGACATCCCCGAGAAAGCGGTGACCGCGCTCGTCGGCCCCAACGGCAGCGGGAAGAGTACCCTCCTGAAGGCACTCTCGAAGCACCTCGAGCCGGACGCGGGAACCGTACAGATACACGGCGAGGACCTCGACACGTTCAGTCGCAAGGAACTGGCGCGCGAAATGGGGGTCCTCTCGCAGGAGAACGACTCGCTCGGCTCGATCACCGTTGAGGATCTCATCTATCACGGGCGCTACCCGCACCGGGGCTTTTTCGACGGCGTCTCCGAGGAGGATCATCGGGCGGTCGAACGCGCGATCGAACTGGCGGGGATCGACCACCTGCGGGACTCCGAACTCGGCCAACTGAGCGGCGGTCAGAAGCAACTGGCCTGGATCGCCATGGTGTTAGCACAGGACACCGACGTCCTGTTGCTCGACGAGCCGACCACGTTTCTGGACATTCACCACCAGTTCCGGGTGCTCGAGACGATCCGCCAGCTCAACGAGGAGAAAGGCGTCACCGTGGCCGTCATTCTCCACGACATCTCGCAGGCGGCCCGGTTCGCGGACTATCTGGTTGCGATGCGCGACGGCGAACTGTACGACTGGGGGCCGCCCGAAGAGGTCGTGACCGAGCAACTGCTCGCCGACGTCTTCGGCGTCGAAGCCACCGTCGAGTACGAGCCCGAACTCCAGGTGCTGCCAAAGCGGGCGCTCCCGGATAGCCGGACCTGA
- a CDS encoding cold-shock protein, which translates to MAKGTVDFFNDTGGYGFIETEDADDDVFFHMEDIGGPDLEEGQELEFDIEQAPKGPRATNVERL; encoded by the coding sequence ATGGCGAAAGGAACCGTTGATTTCTTCAACGACACTGGCGGCTACGGATTCATCGAGACTGAGGACGCGGACGACGACGTGTTCTTCCACATGGAAGACATCGGCGGCCCGGACCTTGAGGAAGGACAGGAGCTCGAGTTCGACATCGAGCAGGCCCCCAAGGGCCCGCGCGCGACGAACGTCGAGCGCCTGTAA
- a CDS encoding NADP-dependent oxidoreductase has product MAETRQWQLASRPVGEPTAENFELVTVDRPEPGDGEVLVETLYQSVDPYMRGRMRDVESYAEPWNVGEPMQAGVVGEVLESEADEFAEGDVVTGDLLWAEHAVADADELQPVNPDLGPVSTALGVLGMPGVTAFWGLLDVGDPNPGDTVVVSAAAGAVGSVVGQLARINGARVVGTAGSEEKVEWLTEELGFDAAINYKETDDLGSAVAEACPDGIDVYFDNVGGPITDAVWPRLNVHARVAVCGQIALYNETEVPTGPRKLAKLIETRAKVEGLLVGDYQDRWGEALKRLSTFIQEDELRYRENVVEGFENAPDAFLGLFEGENIGKQLVKVGERGD; this is encoded by the coding sequence ATGGCAGAAACCAGGCAGTGGCAACTCGCCAGTCGTCCGGTCGGCGAACCGACCGCGGAGAACTTCGAACTCGTCACCGTCGACCGGCCCGAACCGGGCGACGGCGAGGTGCTCGTCGAGACGCTGTATCAGTCGGTCGATCCCTACATGCGCGGGCGGATGCGCGACGTGGAATCCTACGCCGAACCGTGGAACGTCGGCGAACCCATGCAGGCCGGCGTCGTCGGCGAGGTCCTCGAGTCCGAGGCCGACGAGTTCGCGGAAGGCGACGTGGTAACCGGCGACCTCCTCTGGGCGGAGCACGCGGTCGCCGATGCGGACGAGCTCCAGCCGGTGAATCCGGACCTCGGACCGGTCTCGACGGCGCTGGGCGTGCTCGGCATGCCCGGTGTGACGGCCTTCTGGGGCCTGCTCGACGTCGGCGACCCGAACCCCGGTGACACCGTCGTCGTCTCCGCCGCCGCGGGCGCGGTCGGCTCCGTCGTCGGCCAGCTCGCCCGGATCAACGGCGCGCGCGTGGTCGGCACCGCCGGCAGCGAGGAGAAGGTCGAGTGGCTCACCGAGGAGCTCGGCTTCGACGCCGCGATCAACTACAAGGAGACCGACGACCTCGGCAGCGCGGTGGCCGAGGCCTGTCCCGACGGGATCGACGTCTACTTCGACAACGTCGGCGGCCCGATCACCGACGCCGTCTGGCCCCGTCTCAACGTCCACGCGAGAGTCGCCGTTTGCGGCCAGATCGCGCTATACAACGAGACCGAGGTCCCCACGGGTCCCCGAAAGCTCGCGAAACTCATCGAGACCCGCGCGAAGGTCGAGGGACTACTCGTCGGCGACTATCAGGATCGATGGGGCGAGGCGCTCAAGCGCCTCTCCACGTTCATTCAGGAAGACGAACTCCGCTACCGCGAGAACGTCGTCGAGGGCTTCGAAAATGCCCCCGACGCATTCCTCGGCCTGTTCGAGGGCGAGAACATCGGCAAGCAGCTGGTCAAGGTCGGCGAGCGCGGCGACTGA
- a CDS encoding DEAD/DEAH box helicase: MSKQVQQVDTIFCHETGGDFLVVVERDGKRLFRAKLELSETSAGPRPAKFRLKEGSSEEPRQPDEFVELARRAKRIRISEQTSSAGRRDLREMLAGYQLEDKVKTVRTCRYCAGAGRYSPITTETAVKDDTDWICTDCAKRELERQLSFSGGGEVSGAAKERLEDLMLEVQDLERIVNLLKGQLDPDLTKFDTISATTEEVDPVRTDSLNLHPGIQNLLEDRFDTLLPVQSLAVENGLLDGEDQLVVSATATGKTLVGEMTGIDRVLEGKGTMLFLVPLVALANQKYEDFQDEYGHLVDVSIRVGASRIADNGNQFDPNADVIVGTYEGIDHALRTGKEMGDIGTVVIDEVHTLKEEDRGHRLDGLISRLKYTCEQRAARRDEYDGAQWVYLSATVGNPTQLTEALEATLIEFEERPIPIERHVTFADGQEKVRVENKLVKREFDTESSKGYRGQTIIFTNSRRRCHEISRKLDYSAAPYHAGLDYKRRKTVERKFGDQELSAVVTTAALAAGVDFPASQVIFDSLAMGIEWLSVQEFHQMLGRAGRPDYHDTGTVYVLVEPDTVYHNSMEMSEDEVAFKLLKGDMESVMTHYDEAAAVEETLANVTVGGKAAKTLNDRMLGDVPTKHAIGKLLQYEFIDGFEPTPLGRVVTEHFLEPGQAFTLLDGIRKDAHPYELVADIELRDEDL, encoded by the coding sequence GTGTCGAAGCAGGTCCAGCAGGTCGATACCATCTTCTGTCACGAAACCGGTGGCGACTTCCTCGTCGTCGTCGAACGTGACGGGAAGCGGCTGTTCCGTGCGAAACTCGAGCTCTCGGAAACCTCGGCCGGGCCCCGCCCCGCGAAGTTCCGGCTGAAGGAGGGCTCGAGCGAAGAGCCTCGCCAACCCGACGAGTTCGTCGAACTCGCCCGCCGAGCCAAGCGGATCCGCATCTCCGAACAGACCTCGAGCGCGGGTCGGCGCGACCTTCGGGAAATGCTTGCGGGCTACCAGCTCGAGGACAAAGTCAAGACCGTCCGGACCTGCCGCTACTGCGCCGGTGCGGGCCGATACTCGCCGATCACTACCGAGACCGCCGTCAAAGACGACACCGACTGGATCTGTACGGACTGTGCGAAACGCGAACTCGAGCGCCAGCTTTCCTTTTCGGGCGGCGGCGAGGTCTCGGGTGCCGCCAAGGAGCGCCTCGAAGACCTCATGCTGGAGGTCCAGGATTTAGAACGGATCGTCAACCTGCTCAAGGGACAGCTCGATCCCGATCTGACGAAGTTCGATACCATCTCGGCGACGACCGAGGAGGTCGACCCCGTTCGGACGGACTCGTTGAACCTGCATCCGGGCATTCAGAACCTGCTCGAGGACCGGTTCGATACTCTGCTCCCGGTCCAGAGTCTCGCGGTCGAGAACGGCCTCCTGGATGGCGAGGACCAACTCGTCGTCTCCGCGACGGCGACCGGAAAGACCCTCGTCGGCGAGATGACCGGCATCGACCGCGTCCTCGAGGGCAAGGGGACGATGCTCTTTCTCGTCCCGCTGGTGGCGCTGGCCAATCAGAAGTACGAGGACTTTCAGGACGAATACGGCCACCTCGTCGACGTCTCCATCCGCGTGGGTGCGAGCCGGATCGCCGACAACGGCAACCAGTTCGATCCGAACGCCGACGTCATCGTCGGCACCTACGAGGGGATCGACCACGCCCTGCGAACGGGCAAGGAGATGGGCGACATCGGAACCGTCGTCATCGACGAGGTCCACACCCTCAAGGAGGAGGACCGGGGCCACCGCCTCGACGGCCTCATCTCGCGGCTCAAATACACCTGCGAGCAGCGGGCGGCGCGCCGCGACGAGTACGACGGCGCACAGTGGGTCTACCTCTCGGCGACCGTCGGCAACCCGACGCAGCTCACCGAAGCGCTCGAGGCCACGCTCATCGAGTTCGAGGAGCGGCCGATCCCGATCGAACGCCACGTCACCTTCGCGGACGGTCAGGAGAAAGTCCGGGTCGAGAACAAACTCGTCAAACGCGAGTTCGACACCGAGTCCTCGAAGGGGTATCGCGGGCAGACGATAATCTTCACCAACTCCCGGCGGCGCTGTCACGAGATTTCGCGAAAACTCGACTACTCGGCCGCCCCCTACCACGCCGGGCTGGACTACAAGCGCCGGAAGACGGTCGAACGCAAGTTCGGCGACCAGGAGCTCTCGGCGGTCGTCACGACCGCCGCGCTGGCTGCAGGGGTCGACTTCCCCGCCTCGCAGGTCATTTTCGACTCGCTGGCGATGGGTATCGAGTGGCTCTCGGTCCAGGAGTTCCACCAGATGCTCGGCCGCGCGGGCCGGCCCGACTACCACGACACGGGGACGGTGTACGTCCTCGTCGAACCCGACACCGTCTACCACAACTCGATGGAGATGAGCGAAGACGAGGTCGCCTTCAAACTCCTCAAAGGAGATATGGAGTCGGTGATGACCCACTACGACGAGGCCGCGGCCGTCGAGGAGACGCTCGCGAACGTCACTGTCGGCGGCAAGGCTGCGAAGACACTCAACGACCGCATGCTCGGCGACGTCCCCACGAAACACGCTATCGGCAAGCTGCTGCAGTACGAGTTCATCGACGGCTTCGAACCCACGCCGCTCGGTCGCGTGGTGACCGAACACTTCCTCGAGCCCGGCCAGGCGTTCACTCTTCTCGACGGGATCCGGAAGGACGCCCATCCCTACGAACTCGTCGCGGATATCGAACTCCGCGACGAGGACCTCTAA
- a CDS encoding pro-sigmaK processing inhibitor BofA family protein → MTGLEILLLILVLVLVLVAAQLIEVARPFIVNAVGGLVVLYLAQVVFGVGVAVTPLTVAIVAIGGVPGSLLVLALSLFGVAFVP, encoded by the coding sequence ATGACCGGACTCGAGATACTGCTTCTGATTCTCGTGTTGGTACTCGTCCTCGTGGCGGCACAGCTCATCGAGGTCGCGAGACCCTTCATCGTCAACGCGGTGGGTGGACTCGTGGTGTTGTACCTCGCCCAGGTCGTCTTCGGTGTCGGAGTGGCGGTGACGCCACTGACGGTTGCAATCGTCGCGATCGGTGGCGTTCCGGGCTCGTTGCTCGTGCTCGCGCTCTCGCTATTTGGTGTCGCCTTCGTTCCGTGA